The sequence below is a genomic window from Kitasatospora kifunensis.
GCACCCTGTCGCTCTGGCAGGGAGTGGACGTGCCCGGCTCCGCCTGCCAGCTGGTGGTGATGGACCGGATCCCGTTCCCGCGCCCGGACGACCCGCTGATGAGCGCCCGGCAGAAGGCGGTCGAGGAGGCCGGCGGCAACGGCTTCATGGCGGTCGCGGCCACCCATGCCGCGCTGCTGATGGCGCAGGGCGCGGGCCGGTTGGTGCGCGCGGCCGACGACCGTGGCGTGGTGGCCGTGCTCGATCCGCGGCTGGCCACGGCGCGCTACGGCGGCTTCTTCCGCGCCTCGATGCCGGACTTCTGGTACACCACCGACCGCAACCAGGTGCGCCGCTCGCTGGCGGCGATCGCGGACAGTGCGCCGCCCGTGGTGCCGGTCGCCCCCCGGGGGCCGGCCCCCGCGCCTCGCTGACATGCGCCCTGCCGAGATGCGCCTCGGGGCCCCGCACTGGTCACCGTGCGGGGCCCCGAAGAGGTGTTGAGCGGGCCGGATCCTCTGGAACCGGTAAAACCGGTCAGAGCCTGCGCAGCACCGCGACGACCTTGCCCAGGATGGTCGCGTTGTCGCCCGGGATGGGTTCGTAGGCGGGGTTGTGCGGCATCAGCCAGATCCGGCCGTCCTCGCGCTTGAGGCGCTTGACGGTGGCCTCGCCGTCGATCATCGCGGCCACGATGTCGCCGTTCTCGGCCACCGGCTGGCGGCGCACGGTGACCCAGTCGCCGTCGCAGATGGCCGCCTCGATCATCGAGTCGCCGCGCACGGTGAGTGCGAACAGCTCCCCCTCGCCGACCAGTTGACGAGGCAGCGGGAAGACGTCCTCGACGGTCTGCTCGGCCAGGATCGGACCGCCGGCGGCGATCCGGCCGACCAGCGGGACGTAGGAGGTGGAGGGGCGCCCTGCGGCCTCGGCGGTGTTCGGCCGGGTCACCTCGACGCCGCGCACCTCGTAGGCCCGCGGGCGGTGCGGGTCGCGCCGCAGGAAGCCCTTGCGCTCCAGCGCCATCAGCTGATGGGCCACCGAGGAGGTGGAGGAGAGGCCGACGGCCTGGCCGATCTCGCGCATGCTCGGCGGATAGCCGCGGCGCTGCACGGAGTCCCGGATGACGTCGATCACCCGGCGCTGGCGCTCGGTCAGCCCGGCCTCGTCGGTGCGGATGCCGGGCGGGCGGCCGGGCAGCGAGCGCAGTTGGCCGTTCGGCAGGCCCAGCGGTACGTCCTGTACCGAGGCGTGCTCGACACTCTGGTCGGGGAGGTAGCCCGGCACGGGGCCGGGGCGCTGGCTGTCGCTGCGATCCATGCTCTGGTCCAAGCTCTGCTGGTCAGCGTTGGGCCGCTCTGCGGCGGTGCGGCCCAGGAGGTGCTGGGTGCGGTCCTGTGCCGGGATGCCGCGACTGTCGGCGACGGTGGTCACGGGGGTCTGGAAGGTGCTGGAGGCGCTGGAAACGGCGGTGGAACTGGTGCTGCTGGTCTGTACGGTGCTCACGGCGGCCCCTCTCGTCGGGCGTTCTCCCTTGCCTGCCCAGCCCAACGGCAGCACCTATCGAAAGGTTGCGCCAAACACACGTTCGAGTGAATTATTGAGGGGTTGGCTGACCCGATCAAGGTTTTGGGTGTATGTCGATTAAATGTTCGATCGATGCCAATTCTAGAGGGCGATCCGGGGCTCGCCGGGCATCGGGGCGAGAGTGGCGGCAATCGGCTGAAATCGTCCGTTCAGCCGTTCGGGTGAGGCTCCCCGACTGACCAGCGGCGATTGCGCAAGGTGACCCGAGGGGTACGGAAGTCCGGCGTGTCCGACCGGGGCATCAACCTAGATCTAGTGGTTACATAGGTGCTCGCAGCCCACAGGTTGTGGTCCCCCTGTTCTTGATCATGGTGGGCGTCGCCTAGACTGAATGCTGCCCGCCCGCCAGCCCAGCCAGGAAGGGAGTCCTCCCGTGCACTGCCCCTTCTGCCGGCACTCCGACAGCCGTGTGGTCGACAGTCGCACCACTGAGGACGGTTGCTCGATCCGCCGCCGTCGCCAGTGCCCGGACTGCGGCCGGCGCTTCACCACGGTGGAGACCGCCACGCTGATGGTGATCAAGCGCAGCGGGGTGACCGAGCCGTTCAGCCGGGAGAAGGTGATCTCCGGTGTCCGCAAGGCCTGTCAGGGCCGGCCGGTCACGGAGGACGCCCTCGCGCTGCTCGGCCAGCGGGTCGAGGAGTGCGTGCGGGCCAGCGGCAGCGCGGAGCTCTCCACCCACGATGTGGGATTGGCCATACTCGGTCCGCTCAAGGACCTGGACGTCGTCGCGTACCTGCGGTTCGCGTCGGTCTACCAGGCCTACGACGGACTGGCGGACTTCGAGGCAGCCATCGCCGAGTTGCGTGGCGCCGAGCAGCCTCTCACCGCGCCGGACGACGCCGCCGTCGTTCCCGTCGCCGCGCCCTAGGGCGACGCGCAGCTCCAGCCTTCCTTGGCTGAGGTGTGCCTGAAAACAGGGTGCAAACCCATACAAACCGTGCGAAGCGGTCGGCGTCCCCGGCCTGCCCGCACACCAGGAGAAGCGAAGCAGCGATACCCCAGAGGCGACAATTGGGGTGTTCGGGGCATTTGCCCAGGAGGAGGAGTACGAAGTGACAGACACGACGAGCGGTTCCGCACGCGGGTCGAAGTCCGAGAAGGCCGCGAAGGGTGCCGGCAAGGCGCCCAAGGGCGGGCTGCGGATCGAGCGCATCTACACCACCCCCGGGGTTCACCCCTATGACGAGGTCAGCTGGGAGCGGCGCGACGTCGTCATGACCAACTGGCGTGACGGCTCGATCAACTTCGAGCAGCGCGGCGTCGAGTTCCCCGACTTCTGGTCGGTCAACGCCGTCAACATCGTCACCAGCAAGTACTTCCGCGGCGCGGTGGGCAGCGAGCAGCGCGAGTGGAGCCTCAAGCAGATCATCGACCGCGTGGTGCTCACCTACCGCGCCGCCGGTGAGAAGAACGGTTACTTCGCCTCGCCCGCCGACGCCGAGGTCTTCGAGCACGAGCTGACCCACGCCCTCCTCCACCAGGTGTTCAGCTTCAACTCCCCGGTCTGGTTCAACGTCGGCACCAAGCAGCCCCAGCAGGTCAGCGCCTGCTTCATCCTGGCCGTCGACGACTCCATGGAGTCGATCCTCGACTGGTACAAGGAAGAGGGCATGATCTTCAAGGGCGGCTCGGGCGCCGGCCTGAACCTCTCCCGGATCCGCTCCTCCAAGGAGCTGCTCTCCTCCGGCGGCAACGCCTCGGGACCGGTCTCCTTCATGCGCGGCGCCGACGCCTCGGCCGGCACCATCAAGTCCGGTGGCGCCACCCGCCGCGCGGCCAAGATGGTCGTGCTGGACGTCGACCACCCCGACGTCGAGGCCTTCATCGAGACCAAGGTGAAGGAGGAGGAGAAGATCCGCGCGCTGCGTGACGCGGGCTTCGACATGGACCTCGGTGGCGACGACATCACCTCCGTCCAGTACCAGAACGCCAACAACTCGGTCCGGGTCTCCGACGAGTTCATGACGGCGGTCGAGAACGGCACCGAGTTCGGCCTGCGGGCCCGGATGACCGGCGAGGTCATCGAGACCGTCGACGCCAAGAAGCTGTTCCGCAAGATGGCCGAGGCCGCCTGGGCCTGCGCCGACCCGGGCATCCAGTACGACTCGACCATCAACCACTGGCACACCTGCCCGGAGTCGGGGCGGATCAACGCCTCCAACCCGTGCTCCGAGTACATGCACCTGGACAACTCCAGCTGCAACCTCGCCTCGCTGAACCTGATGAAGTTCCTGCGCGACGACGACACCTTCGACGCGGAGAACTTCGCCAAGGTGGTCGAGCTGGTCATCACCGCGATGGACATCTCGATCTGCTTCGCCGACTTCCCGACCGAGAAGATCGGTGAGACCACCCGCGCCTACCGTCAGCTCGGCATCGGCTACGCCAACCTCGGCGCCCTGCTGATGGCCACCGGCCACGCCTACGACTCCAACGGCGGCCGCGCGCTGGCCGGTGCGATCACCTCGCTGATGACCGGCACCGCCTACCGCCGCGGCGCCGAACTCGCCGCCGTGGTCGGCCCGTACGACGGCTACGCCCGCAACGCGGCCCCGCACCAGCGGGTCATGAAGCAGCACGCGGACGCCAGCATCGCCGCCGTCGCGGTGGACGAGCTGGACGCCCCGGTCTGGGCCGCCGCCACCGAGACCTGGCAGGACGTGCTGCGCCTGGGTGCGCGCAACGGCTTCCGCAACGCCCAGGCCTCGGTGCTCGCCCCCACCGGCACCATCGGCCTGATGATGGACTGCGACACCACCGGCGTCGAGCCCGACCTGGCGCTGGTCAAGTTCAAGAAGCTGGTCGGCGGCGGCTCGATGCAGATCGTCAACAACACCGTGCCGCGGGCCCTGACGCGCCTGGGCTACCACGGTGAGTCGGTGGAGGCGATCGTCGCCCACATCGCCGAGCACGGCAACGTGATCGACGCCCCCGGCCTGAAGACCGAGCACTACGAGGTCTTCGACTGCGCGATGGGCGAGCGCTCCATCTCGCCGATGGGCCACGTGCGGATGATGTCGGCGATCCAGCCGTGGATCTCCGGTGCGATCTCCAAGACGGTCAACATGCCGCAGGACGCCACCGTCGAAGAGGTCGAGGAGATCTACTTCGAGGCGTGGAAGCTCGGCGTGAAGGCGCTGGCCATCTACCGCGACAACTGCAAGGTCGGCCAGCCGCTCTCGGCCAAGACCAAGGCCCCGGCCGCGGTCGAGCCGAGCGCGGTGGAGAAGTCGGTGGAGAAGGTCGTCGAGAAGGTCGTCGAGTACCGCCCGGTCCGCAAGCGCCTGCCCAAGGGCCGTCCCGGCATCACCACCTCCTTCACGGTGGGCGGCGCCGAGGGTTACATGACCGCCAACTCCTACCCGGACGACGGCCTGGGCGAGGTCTTCCTGAAGATGTCCAAGCAGGGCTCGACCCTCGCGGGCATGATGGACGCCTTCTCGATCGCCGTCTCGGTCGGTATGCAGTACGGCGTGCCGCTGGAGACCTACGTCTCGAAGTTCACCAACATGCGCTTCGAGCCGGCCGGTCTGACCGACGACCCGGACGTGCGGATGGCGCAGTCGATCGTCGACTACATCTTCCGCCGCCTGGCGCTGGACTTCCTGCCCTTCGAGACCCGCTCGGCGCTCGGCATCCACTCCGTCGAGGAGCGTCAGCGCCACCTGGAGACCGGCTCCTACGAGCCGCTCGAGGAGGAGGACGTGGACGTCACGGGCCTGGCCCAGTCCGCCCCGCGCGCCGTGGAGCCGACCGTCGCCAAGCGCGAGGCGCAGGCGCCCGCCGCCGCGAAGGCTCCGCACAACTCGACCGAGCTGCTGGAGATCCAGCTCGGCCTGAACGCGGACGCCCCGCTCTGCTTCTCCTGCGGCACCAAGATGCGCCGCGCGGGCAGCTGCTACCTCTGCGAGGGCTGCGGCTCGACCAGCGGCTGCAGCTGACGGCGGGCGCCGGTAGGGCCTAGACGTTGAGCAGGCCGGGTGGGGAGTCGGTGAAACCGGCTCCCCACCCGGCTTTTCGCTGGTCGGCAGGGTGGTGCCCGCCGATTGCGTTCAGTGGTCATGTCGATACGTAGACAACATGTCAACTGGCCGGTCGATCGGCTTATCTGAGTCGTTATGATTTGTTGACCGCGTGAACTGATCATGGGTCTCCAGCTGCTGCGGGAGGCTGGTGCGCGCTCGCCTGCCCTGCCTCC
It includes:
- the lexA gene encoding transcriptional repressor LexA gives rise to the protein MTTVADSRGIPAQDRTQHLLGRTAAERPNADQQSLDQSMDRSDSQRPGPVPGYLPDQSVEHASVQDVPLGLPNGQLRSLPGRPPGIRTDEAGLTERQRRVIDVIRDSVQRRGYPPSMREIGQAVGLSSTSSVAHQLMALERKGFLRRDPHRPRAYEVRGVEVTRPNTAEAAGRPSTSYVPLVGRIAAGGPILAEQTVEDVFPLPRQLVGEGELFALTVRGDSMIEAAICDGDWVTVRRQPVAENGDIVAAMIDGEATVKRLKREDGRIWLMPHNPAYEPIPGDNATILGKVVAVLRRL
- a CDS encoding vitamin B12-dependent ribonucleotide reductase → MTDTTSGSARGSKSEKAAKGAGKAPKGGLRIERIYTTPGVHPYDEVSWERRDVVMTNWRDGSINFEQRGVEFPDFWSVNAVNIVTSKYFRGAVGSEQREWSLKQIIDRVVLTYRAAGEKNGYFASPADAEVFEHELTHALLHQVFSFNSPVWFNVGTKQPQQVSACFILAVDDSMESILDWYKEEGMIFKGGSGAGLNLSRIRSSKELLSSGGNASGPVSFMRGADASAGTIKSGGATRRAAKMVVLDVDHPDVEAFIETKVKEEEKIRALRDAGFDMDLGGDDITSVQYQNANNSVRVSDEFMTAVENGTEFGLRARMTGEVIETVDAKKLFRKMAEAAWACADPGIQYDSTINHWHTCPESGRINASNPCSEYMHLDNSSCNLASLNLMKFLRDDDTFDAENFAKVVELVITAMDISICFADFPTEKIGETTRAYRQLGIGYANLGALLMATGHAYDSNGGRALAGAITSLMTGTAYRRGAELAAVVGPYDGYARNAAPHQRVMKQHADASIAAVAVDELDAPVWAAATETWQDVLRLGARNGFRNAQASVLAPTGTIGLMMDCDTTGVEPDLALVKFKKLVGGGSMQIVNNTVPRALTRLGYHGESVEAIVAHIAEHGNVIDAPGLKTEHYEVFDCAMGERSISPMGHVRMMSAIQPWISGAISKTVNMPQDATVEEVEEIYFEAWKLGVKALAIYRDNCKVGQPLSAKTKAPAAVEPSAVEKSVEKVVEKVVEYRPVRKRLPKGRPGITTSFTVGGAEGYMTANSYPDDGLGEVFLKMSKQGSTLAGMMDAFSIAVSVGMQYGVPLETYVSKFTNMRFEPAGLTDDPDVRMAQSIVDYIFRRLALDFLPFETRSALGIHSVEERQRHLETGSYEPLEEEDVDVTGLAQSAPRAVEPTVAKREAQAPAAAKAPHNSTELLEIQLGLNADAPLCFSCGTKMRRAGSCYLCEGCGSTSGCS
- the nrdR gene encoding transcriptional regulator NrdR, which translates into the protein MHCPFCRHSDSRVVDSRTTEDGCSIRRRRQCPDCGRRFTTVETATLMVIKRSGVTEPFSREKVISGVRKACQGRPVTEDALALLGQRVEECVRASGSAELSTHDVGLAILGPLKDLDVVAYLRFASVYQAYDGLADFEAAIAELRGAEQPLTAPDDAAVVPVAAP